The following is a genomic window from Neisseria zalophi.
CTATACTACCAAAGGCCGTCTGAAATTTTTAGACGGCCTTTGGTTTTTAAAGGATTTAAAATGCCATATATCAATAAAATCGAAGTAATGGGCAATCTGGCCAAAGACCCTGAATTGCGTTACATGCCCGATGGTAAGCCGACCACAAAAATCACGGTGGCCGTCGCCGATAAATGGACCGATAAAAAAACGGGAGAACTGAAAGAGCATGTCGAATGGTTCGCTGTTTTACTGTATGGCCGCCACGCGGAAATTGTGTGTCAGTACATGAAAAAAGGTGACTGCATTTTGGTGTACGGAAAATTGCGGACACGCTCCTATACTGATAGAGACCATATAGAGCGTAACGTAACCGAAGTATTGGCTAACGAAATGCAAATAATCCATACAGCCAACCGCCATACTTCATCAGATAATATTTCTGCATCATCAGGGGAAGGTATCTACGGCATGATGTAAGCTACAGTTTCATTTCAGGCCGTCTGAATTTCAGACGGCCTTTGCTTTGGAGTTTTCCGCATGAAAAAATATCTAGGAATGGCACTGCTCATCTGTCTGTTAATGGTGCTAGCAATTTTTAGTGGTTCGTATATTGGCTCCATCCTATATACCCAATGGTTGGGGTTAAAAACCGAACCGTCAATATCTTTACTCATTACTTATTGGCAACACATAGATCAATTACCTAAAGGCATGGTTTGGCGGCTGCACGTTTCTACCCTTGCAGCTGCCATACTACCGGTTTTGGTTTTATTTTTGGCTTTTATCTCTATATTTTCTAACCAAAAAAAAGAATTACACGGTTCGGCACGGTTTGCCAATCGTCGCGAAATAAAGCAAACCGAATTGCTAAAAAAGGATTTTAAAGAATCAGACCCTCCTGACCTACTGGTAGGCAAGTATCAAAACGAATACTTGCGTTGGGCAAATGACGGTTTTGTTTATTTGGCTGCACGAACTCGTGGCGGTAAGGGGGTAGGTTTTGTAATTCCTAATTGCCTGCATTACCGGCACAGTATGGCCATCAATGATCCTAAAAAGGAAAATTTCCTGATCACGGCAGGATTTCGCGCCCGTTGCGGACACAAGGTATTTTTCTTCAATCCCAGCGGTACCATGCCGTATCACGACCGTGATCAGTCTGCACCGTTGATAAGCCATCGTTGGAACCCGTTAACTTACGTGCGCCGCAATCCGATTTATACCTACAAAGATGCTTTAGCTGTGGCTGCAGTATTTTATCCTTTACCGACAGAAGATAGGGGGAGCGCGAAGTTTTTCCAGCAGGAAGCACAAAAGTTGTTTGCAGGTCTGTTGCTCTATCTGATCGAAACCGAAAGAGAACGTGATTTAAGCCGGCCAGAAAACAAAACCACAATGTCCAATCTATTCCGTCTGACCACTCCTACTGACGGTAAAACCTTGCAAGAATGGATACGTGCCGAATTTGAATTGCGGGCGGCACAACCGGAAACGCAACTCAGCCGGAATTGCCAAACCCTACTGATGGGCTTTGCTAACGGCAACGCTAAAACTGGTGGTGATATTTTATCCACCATGACCGCACCACTAGCGATTTTTTTAGATCCAGCGGTTGAGGCAGCCACCAGCGGTGATGATTTTTACCTTGACAATGTACGCCGTGAATTGACCACAATCTATTTGGGCATATCGCCGGAAGAAATCAAAGTTTACGGCACGCTATTGAATCTATTTTTTAGCCAGTTATGTGATGTCAACGTACGGCAGGGGCTACCTAAAGATAATAAGGAGCTTAAATATCAATGTTTGTTGCTGTTGGATGAGTTTACCGCGCTCGGGCGCATCCCTGCCATTGAGGAAGGTGTAGGCTATCTTGCCGGTTACGGAATCCGACCTACTATTATTTTTCAGACACCTGGGCAGGTTGAGAAAGTGTATGGCAAAACTGGTCGGCAAACCTTTTTCAGCAACTTCACTTGTCGTTTGGTATTTGCTCCGCGTGAGCAGGACGAAGCCGAAGAACTCAGCAAGCTGATCGGTTACTACACCTACAAAGCTAAGTCATCGTCACGATCACGTGGAAAAAACAGCAGTAGTAGTGGTAGTAATATCAGCGACCAAAAACGTGCGGTGATGAATCCCGACGAACTTAAAATAATGCCTGACAACAAGATGATCATTAATATGACCGGTATACGGCCTATCTATGCAGACAAAATCATCTACTATGAAGACCCGATTTTTAGTAAGCGTGCGAATTTACCGGTTCCCCATGTGCCTATTTTAGAAGTTAACCTTGCTCAGAAAAAACTACCGCAAGTAGCTAGACCGGATTATGTTTCGCCCGAAGATATGGCAAGCTTTAAATGGAGAGATGCGGTCAACTCTGAAGATATCGCCCGGTCACTGATTACGGCATTGATTCCGCCGGAAAGCCCGCCGGAGTTTGTTGCCAAAGTGGTACCGGTAATTATCCAAAATTGGGGTGATGGTGGTTTAAGTATCGTTTCGGAAATCCTGAAAAACACGTCAACAGGGGGAGATAAAAAACAGCAGCCGGTAGCGGCTTAGTTTAGGTTTGTATTAAGGACGGCCCTTTGTGGCCGTCTATTTTTTGGAGATTGATGATGAAGAAAATTGTGTTGGTGACGGGTGGTACGAAACGACAACGTAATTGCTATATTGCAAATCAACAGAGTCATACAAAGAACAGAGATATCAGAGCCATTTTGCCACTCAGCAATGAAGAAATACTTTATGACTTGGAAAATGCATGGGGTGTTGATTTATATATAAGTATGGATGATACCAAATACATTTCACAAGAAATCTTAGATAGGGTTACAGAGCGTGTCCACTTATCAGATAAAAACGGAAAGCTTTCAGTCATTGAAATAGATAATTACGACAATCAAATTAAGTATGATAATGATACGGATATTTCGTGTTATCAGGCAATTACACATACTCAAATAGTCATTATAGGTAATAGTGATGATGGTCGGACAATTTTCCCCCCTGAACTGCTAAATGTAGAAGGTTGCAATGCCGCTTTTTCTTTCGGTATATTGCTATCTACAAGAGAATTGCACGATCCATTTGCGCATTTGGAAACTGAAATTGCTTGTCGACTGGATAAGTTATTTTCATATAATATCAATACCGTTTCTTATGATCCGAAGACACGAACCGGTTTTGCATCAATAAGCAATTCATCACCCCCTGACGTAGGCACGATTCGATACCTACCTGAAGATAAATAATTATATGTAAGGATAATGGGTTTGGATAAACAAATTGATAAGTCATCTGCTCATAGGGTGAGCGATGATCAACTATTCGACTTGCTCAAGCAAAGTCCGTCTTTTTGGGTTCGGTTCGCTTCCCGAATACGTTCCGCCCATTTCCTAAATGCCCTAAAAAAGTCTTTTGATTTAGGTTATGGACAAGGGATTGACGAACCCAGAGAGTTGCTTATCCAATATCAAGATAATGTTTCACTTTCAAAATATGGTTTTGATGAATCCATTTACGGGCCTGATAAGTTTGCGGTAACGGAAGTTCTCAAACAGCAGATGATTAAGGATACAGAGAAAGCTATCAAAGCTGGCTTGGTTTCTATGCCCAGCGAATCGCAATGGAAAATGATTTTTTCTGATCATCCTGCTTCAAGCGTTGTTGCCGGAGCAGGTTCAGGCAAATCCACTACCTTGGTGCTCAGGGTAGTATTTATGGTTTGTTATCTCAAAATAGATATTAATGAAATTCAATTAATTTCTTTTACCCGTGCATCATGTGAGGAATTAAGGGAAAAAATAAAAAAGGTTTTTTCTTTTGAAGTGTGGCGAGACGTCATTAATTTAAAAGAAGACATATTGGATAAACAGTTAAAGCGGTTAGTGAGAACTT
Proteins encoded in this region:
- a CDS encoding single-stranded DNA-binding protein, with product MPYINKIEVMGNLAKDPELRYMPDGKPTTKITVAVADKWTDKKTGELKEHVEWFAVLLYGRHAEIVCQYMKKGDCILVYGKLRTRSYTDRDHIERNVTEVLANEMQIIHTANRHTSSDNISASSGEGIYGMM
- a CDS encoding type IV secretory system conjugative DNA transfer family protein, coding for MKKYLGMALLICLLMVLAIFSGSYIGSILYTQWLGLKTEPSISLLITYWQHIDQLPKGMVWRLHVSTLAAAILPVLVLFLAFISIFSNQKKELHGSARFANRREIKQTELLKKDFKESDPPDLLVGKYQNEYLRWANDGFVYLAARTRGGKGVGFVIPNCLHYRHSMAINDPKKENFLITAGFRARCGHKVFFFNPSGTMPYHDRDQSAPLISHRWNPLTYVRRNPIYTYKDALAVAAVFYPLPTEDRGSAKFFQQEAQKLFAGLLLYLIETERERDLSRPENKTTMSNLFRLTTPTDGKTLQEWIRAEFELRAAQPETQLSRNCQTLLMGFANGNAKTGGDILSTMTAPLAIFLDPAVEAATSGDDFYLDNVRRELTTIYLGISPEEIKVYGTLLNLFFSQLCDVNVRQGLPKDNKELKYQCLLLLDEFTALGRIPAIEEGVGYLAGYGIRPTIIFQTPGQVEKVYGKTGRQTFFSNFTCRLVFAPREQDEAEELSKLIGYYTYKAKSSSRSRGKNSSSSGSNISDQKRAVMNPDELKIMPDNKMIINMTGIRPIYADKIIYYEDPIFSKRANLPVPHVPILEVNLAQKKLPQVARPDYVSPEDMASFKWRDAVNSEDIARSLITALIPPESPPEFVAKVVPVIIQNWGDGGLSIVSEILKNTSTGGDKKQQPVAA